The following proteins come from a genomic window of Tenebrio molitor chromosome 9, icTenMoli1.1, whole genome shotgun sequence:
- the zip gene encoding myosin heavy chain, non-muscle isoform X2, with translation MADADNKDRYDPELKYLCVDRNNFNDPATQAEWTQKRLVWVPHESQGFVAASIKGERGDEVEVELQETGKRTTVAKDDIQKMNPPKFDKVEDMAELTCLNEACVLHNLKDRYYSGLIYTYSGLFCVVVNPYKKLPIYTEKIMERYKGIKRHEVPPHVFAITDTAYRSMLQEREDQSILCTGESGAGKTENTKKVIQYLAYVAASKSPKGAGAQKDLIGGLEQQLLQANPILEAFGNAKTIKNDNSSRFGKFIRINFDASGYIAGANIETYLLEKSRAIRQAKQERTFHIFYQLLSGASTEQKKEFILEDPKSYPFLREDNHIVPGVDDSAEFQATIKSMNIMGMTNEDFSAIYRVVSAVMLFGTMQFKQDRNSDQATLPDNTVAQKIAHLLGLSVTDMTKAFLKPRIKVGRDFVTKSQTKEQVEFAVEAISKACYERMFRWLVTRINRSLGRTKRQGASFIGILDIAGFEIFELNSFEQLCINYTNEKLQQLFNHTMFILEQEEYQREGIEWKFIDFGLDLQPTIDLIDKPMGIMALLDEECLFPKATDKTFVDKLVSAHSSHPKFKKSDFRGVADFSIIHYAGKVDYCANQWLMKNMDPQNENVVSLLQASQDPFVVYIWKDAESIGRAKGMFRTVSYLYKEQLANLMVTLRNTNPNFVRCIIPNHEKRAGKIDAPLVLDQLRCNGVLEGIRICRQGFPNRIPFQEFRQRYELLTPNVINKGFMDGKKACETMIKSLELDQNLYRIGQSKIFFRAGVLAHLEEERDYKITDLIVNFQAFCRGFLSRRNYQKRVQQLNAIRIIQRNCSAYLKLRNWQWWRLYTKVKPLLEVTKQEEKLMQKEDELKQVKDKLEFHIKTTKEYETKYQQAQEEKIVLQEQLQAEVELCAEAEEMRARLTARKQELEEILHDLEARIEEEEERANTLSNDKKKLQLTIQDLEEQLEEEEGARQKLQLEKVQCDGKIKKLEEDLALSDDTNQKLLKEKKVLEERSNDLSQTLAEEEEKAKHLAKLKAKHEATIAELEERLLKDHQQRQESDRSKRKVETEVNDLKEQLSEKRLQLEEMQLQLGKKEEELAQAMVRVDEEGALKAQSQKALRELESQLSELQEDLEAEKAARSKAEKLKRDLNEELEALKNELLDSLDTTAAQQELRSKREQELANLKKNLEDENQVHEATLAEMRHKHTQELGSVNEQLETIKKQKMSVEKAKQALEAENADLASELRNVGASRQEGERRRKQAESQLVEVQGKLVEVERVRVELQEKAQKLQQEMDNIVQQLEEAELKASAAVKNQATIESQFAEAQSALEEETRQKLALSSKLRQLESDKENLQEQIEEEEEAKKNLEKQVNTLAVQLAEAKKKAEDEAEQSAILEESKKKLAKDLELLQRQVEELTAANDKLERSKKKVAAELEDTNIDLETQRQKVTELEKKQKNFDKVLAEEKQVSEQLMSEKDAAEREAREKETRVLSLSRELDESNVKVEELERTKRQLQAELDELVNNQGTADKNVHELEKAKRSLETQLAELKAQNEELEDELQLTEDAKLRLEVNMQALRAQFERDVQAKEEQAEEKRRGIVKQLRDLEAELDEERKQRASAVTARKKLEGDLKELEAQIEMQCKMKEDALKQLKKSQQQCKEAVRDAEEARASRDELAAGCKEAERKVKTLEAEVLQLSEDHASAERARRAAEAERDELLEEVNNSNSKGALLIDEKRRLEARIATLEEEIEEEQSNNELLQDRTRKAQLTIEQLTSELATERSQAQKQESSKLLLERQNKELKAKLTELETAQRTKTKATIAALESKITNLEEQLEVEAKERLAQQKTNRKLDKRLKELVMQLEDERRHADQYKEQVDKANSRVKTLKRQLDEAEEEITREKAQKRKVQRDYEDMLESNESMTRELNNLKSKLRRGTGASSGMGLPRLSGRGSIQSGGNGSGDDSTIQDDAVDGEDAPN, from the exons ATGGCGGACGCCGACAACAAGGACCGCTACGATCCCGAGCTGAAGTACCTATGCGTCGACAGGAACAACTTCAACGACCCGGCCACCCAGGCCGAGTGGACCCAGAAGCGGCTCGTGTGGGTGCCCCACGAGTCGCAGGGCTTCGTCGCCGCCAGCATCAAGGGCGAGCGCGGCGACGAGGTCGAAGTCGAGCTCCAGGAGACGGGCAAGAGGACCACCGTCGCCAAAGATGACATCCAGAAGATGAACCCGCCCAAGTTCGACAAGGTCGAGGACATGGCGGAGCTCACCTGCCTCAACGAGGCCTGCGTCCTCCACAACCTCAAGGACAGATACTACTCGGGGCTCATTTAT ACCTATTCCGGGCTTTTCTGCGTGGTGGTCAACCCCTACAAGAAActgccaatttacacagaaaaaatCATGGAACGGTACAAAGGCATCAAGCGACACGAAGTGCCTCCTCACGTTTTCGCCATAACGGACACGGCCTACCGCTCGATGTTGCAAG aACGAGAGGACCAGTCGATCCTTTGCACCGGCGAATCCGGCGCCGGCAAAACCGAAAACACGAAAAAAGTCATCCAGTATTTGGCCTACGTGGCCGCATCGAAATCCCCCAAAGGAGCAGGAGCG CAGAAAGATCTTATT GGTGGCCTAGAACAACAGCTTTTGCAAGCCAACCCCATACTCGAAGCTTTCGGCAACGCCAAGACCATCAAGAACGACAATTCTTCCAGATTT GGTAAATTCATCAGGATAAATTTCGATGCTTCTGGGTATATCGCAGGGGCGAACATCGAAACTTACCTACTTGAGAAATCACGTGCCATAAGACAAGCCAAACAGGAGAGGACCTTCCACATCTTCTACCAGCTCTTGTCCGGGGCCTCCACCGAACAGAAAA aGGAGTTCATCCTGGAGGACCCCAAGTCGTACCCGTTCCTCCGCGAGGACAATCACATCGTTCCGGGCGTGGACGATTCCGCCGAGTTCCAGGCCACCATCAAGAGCATGAACATCATGGGAATGACCAACGAGGACTTCAGCGCCATCTACCGGGTCGTCTCAGCTGTCATGCTGTTCGGCACGATGCAGTTCAAACAGGACCGCAACTCGGACCAGGCCACGTTGCCCGACAACACGGTGGCCCAAAAAATCGCACACCTGTTGGGTCTGTCCGTCACGGATATGACCAAGGCCTTCCTCAAGCCCAGGATCAAGGTCGGAAGGGATTTCGTCACGAAGAGTCAGACCAAAGAACAG GTGGAATTCGCAGTTGAGGCCATCTCCAAGGCGTGCTATGAGCGCATGTTCCGTTGGTTGGTGACCAGGATCAACCGGTCCTTGGGTCGCACCAAGAGACAAGGAGCCAGCTTCATCGGCATCCTCGACATCGCAGGTTTCGAAATCTTCGAGCTGAACTCGTTCGAACAGCTCTGCATCAACTACACCAACGAGAAGCTCCAGCAGCTGTTCAACCACACTATGTTCATCCTGGAGCAGGAAGAGTACCAGCGCGAAGGCATCGAATGGAAATTCATCGACTTCGGCCTCGACCTCCAGCCCACCATCGACCTGATCGACAAGCCGATGGGTATCATGGCCTTGCTCGACGAAGAGTGTCTCTTCCCCAAGGCCACCGATAAGACGTTCGTCGACAAGCTGGTCAGCGCGCACTCGAGCCACCCCAAGTTCAAGAAGAGCGACTTCCGGGGCGTGGCCGACTTCTCCATCATCCACTACGCGGGGAAGGTCGACTATTGCGCCAACCAGTGGCTCATGAAGAACATGGACCCGCAGAACGAGAACGTGGTGTCGCTGTTGCAAGCTTCGCAAGATCCTTTCGTCGTCTACATCTGGAAGGACGCCGAGAGTATCGGACGCGCCAAAGGCATGTTCAGGACTGTTTCGTACCTGTACAAGGAGCAGTTGGCCAACCTGATGGTGACCCTGCGCAACACTAATCCGAACTTCGTGCGTTGTATcattccgaatcacgagaaaCGCGCCGGGAAGATCGACGCTCCTCTGGTGCTGGACCAGTTGAGGTGCAACGGCGTCCTCGAGGGCATCAGGATCTGCAGACAAGGCTTCCCAAACAGGATTCCCTTCCAGGAGTTCAGGCAACGGTACGAGTTGCTCACACCTAACGTCATCAACAAAGGATTCATGGATGGGAAGAAGGCCTGCGAGACCATGATCAAGAGTTTGGAACTTGACCAGAATCTTTACAGAATCGGACAGTCGAAGATCTTCTTCAGAGCTGGAGTTCTGGCACATCTGGAAGAGGAACGCGACTACAAGATCACCGATTTGATCGTCAACTTCCAGGCTTTCTGTCGAGGATTCTTGTCCAGGAGAAACTACCAGAAGCGAGTCCAACAGCTCAACGCCATCAGGATCATCCAGAGGAATTGCTCGGCGTATCTCAAATTGCGCAACTGGCAATGGTGGAGACTCTACACCAAAGTGAAACCTCTCTTGGAGGTGACCAAGCAAGAAGAGAAGCTCATGCAGAAAGAAGACGAGTTGAAGCAAGTCAAGGACAAGTTGGAGTTCCACATCAAGACGACGAAAGAGTACGAGACCAAGTACCAACAGGCTCAAGAAGAGAAGATCGTCCTTCAGGAGCAACTCCAGGCCGAGGTGGAGTTGTGCGCCGAGGCCGAAGAGATGCGCGCCAGATTGACTGCTCGAAAACAAGAATTGGAAGAGATCCTTCACGATCTCGAGGCTAGAATTGAGGAGGAAGAAGAACGCGCCAACACCCTCAGCAACGACAAGAAAAAGTTGCAACTGACCATTCAGGATTTGGAAGAACAGTTGGAAGAAGAAGAGGGTGCTCGACAGAAGTTGCAACTGGAGAAAGTGCAGTGCGACGGCAAAATAAAGAAACTGGAAGAAGACTTGGCGTTGAGCGATGACACGAATCAAAAGCTTCTCAAAGAGAAGAAGGTGTTGGAGGAGCGGAGCAACGATTTAAGTCAGACTTTGGCGGAAGAAGAAGAGAAGGCCAAACATCTGGCCAAGCTGAAGGCGAAACACGAAGCTACGATAGCCGAACTGGAGGAGCGTCTGTTGAAGGACCACCAACAGAGACAGGAGTCGGATCGTTCCAAACGCAAAGTCGAGACCGAAGTGAACGACTTGAAAGAACAACTGTCCGAGAAGCGATTGCAGCTGGAAGAGATGCAGCTGCAGTTGGGCaagaaagaagaagaattGGCCCAGGCCATGGTCAGAGTCGACGAAGAGGGAGCTCTGAAAGCTCAGTCTCAGAAGGCGCTCCGCGAATTGGAGAGTCAGTTGTCCGAGCTTCAGGAAGATTTAGAAGCGGAGAAGGCGGCGAGGAGCAAAGCTGAAAAGTTGAAGCGCGACCTGAACGAAGAATTGGAAGCTTTGAAAAACGAGCTTTTGGACTCGTTGGACACCACCGCAGCTCAACAGGAGTTGAGGTCCAAACGCGAACAAGAACTTGCCAATTTGAAGAAGAATTTGGAAGACGAGAATCAAGTCCACGAAGCTACTCTCGCAGAAATGAGACACAAGCACACGCAAGAGTTGGGAAGCGTGAACGAACAACTGGAAACCATCAAGAAGCAGAAGATGAGCGTGGAGAAGGCGAAACAAGCTTTGGAGGCAGAAAACGCGGATTTGGCGAGTGAGTTGAGAAACGTGGGGGCCAGCAGACAGGAAGGCGAGAGGAGGAGAAAACAGGCCGAGAGTCAGCTGGTCGAAGTACAAGGCAAGTTGGTCGAAGTGGAGAGAGTGAGGGTGGAACTCCAGGAGAAGGCGCAGAAGTTGCAGCAGGAGATGGACAACATCGTCCAGCAGTTAGAGGAGGCCGAGTTGAAAGCGTCCGCGGCGGTGAAGAATCAAGCAACGATAGAGTCGCAGTTTGCCGAAGCTCAAAGCGCTCTAGAGGAAGAAACACGCCAGAAGTTGGCGTTGAGTTCCAAGTTGAGACAGTTGGAGTCGGACAAAGAGAATCTGCAAGAGCAGATCGAAGAAGAGGAGGAGGCCAAGAAGAACTTGGAGAAACAGGTGAACACTTTGGCCGTTCAGCTGGCCGAGGCGAAGAAGAAGGCCGAGGACGAAGCCGAACAGTCGGCTATTTTGGAAGAGAGCAAGAAGAAGCTCGCCAAAGATTTGGAACTGTTGCAACGTCAAGTCGAAGAGTTGACAGCGGCCAACGACAAACTGGAGCGAAGCAAGAAGAAGGTCGCGGCGGAGCTCGAAGACACCAACATCGACCTCGAGACGCAGAGGCAGAAGGTGACCGAGCTCGAGAAGAAGCAGAAGAACTTCGACAAGGTGTTGGCTGAGGAGAAGCAAGTCAGCGAACAGTTGATGAGCGAGAAGGATGCCGCCGAAAGGGAGGCCCGCGAGAAAGAAACTCGGGTTCTGTCGTTGAGCCGTGAACTGGACGAGTCCAATGTCAAGGTTGAGGAGTTGGAGAGGACCAAGAGACAACTCCAGGCCGAATTGGACGAGCTGGTCAACAACCAAGGCACCGCCGACAAGAACGTGCACGAGCTGGAGAAGGCCAAACGTTCCCTCGAAACTCAACTGGCCGAGTTGAAGGCCCAGAACGAAGAACTGGAAGACGAGCTCCAGCTGACCGAAGACGCCAAGCTCAGATTGGAGGTGAACATGCAAGCGCTGCGGGCGCAGTTCGAACGCGACGTGCAAGCGAAAGAAGAACAAGCGGAGGAGAAACGCAGAGGTATCGTCAAGCAGCTGAGAGATCTCGAGGCGGAGTTGGACGAAGAGAGGAAGCAGAGGGCTTCCGCGGTGACCGCGAGGAAGAAGCTTGAAG GCGACCTCAAAGAGTTGGAGGCTCAAATCGAGATGCAGTGCAAGATGAAGGAAGACGCTCTCAAGCAGCTGAAGAAGTCGCAGCAGCAGTGCAAGGAGGCGGTCAGAGACGCCGAAGAGGCGCGCGCCTCCCGCGACGAACTCGCCGCCGGCTGCAAGGAAGCCGAGCGCAAGGTGAAGACCTTGGAGGCGGAAGTTCTTCAGTTGAGTGAAGACCACGCCAGTGCGGAGAGGGCCCGGCGCGCAGCCGAGGCCGAACGCGACGAGCTCCTGGAGGAGGTGAACAACAGCAACAGCAAAGGGGCGTTGCTGATTGATGAGAAGCGCCGCCTCGAGGCGAGAATCGCCACCCTAGAAGAGGAGATCGAGGAAGAGCAGAGCAACAACGAACTGTTGCAGGACAGGACCCGCAAGGCCCAGCTGACCATCGAACAGTTGACCTCCGAGCTGGCCACCGAAAGGTCGCAAGCCCAGAAACAGGAGTCCAGCAAGCTGCTGCTCGAGAGACAGAACAAGGAGCTGAAGGCGAAGCTGACGGAGCTGGAGACGGCTCAAAGAACGAAAACGAAAGCGACGATCGCGGCGCTCGAGAGCAAGATCACCAATCTCGAGGAGCAGCTCGAGGTGGAGGCCAAAGAAAGGTTGGCCCAGCAGAAGACCAACAGGAAGTTGGACAAGAGGCTGAAGGAGCTAGTCATGCAATTGGAAGACGAGCGTCGTCACGCCGACCAATACAAGGAGCAAGTCGACAAGGCCAATTCGAGGGTGAAAACGCTCAAGAGACAGTTGGACGAGGCCGAGGAGGAGATCACCAGGGAGAAGGCGCAGAAGAGGAAGGTGCAGAGGGACTACGAAGACATGCTCGAGAGTAACGAGTCCATGACCCGTGAACTCAACAATCTGAAGAGCAAGCTGAG GCGCGGCACTGGTGCCAGTAGTGGCATGGGCTTGCCCAGACTCAGTGGTCGAGGTTCGATTCAATCGGGTGGTAATGGCTCTGGTGACGATTCCACAATACAAGACGACGCCGTCGACGGTGAAGACGCTcccaattaa